The following are encoded in a window of Megalops cyprinoides isolate fMegCyp1 chromosome 16, fMegCyp1.pri, whole genome shotgun sequence genomic DNA:
- the arl2 gene encoding ADP-ribosylation factor-like protein 2, with product MGLLTILKKMKHKEREMRLLMLGLDNAGKTTILKKFNGEDVSTISPTLGFNIKTLEHRGFKLNIWDVGGQKSLRSYWRNYFESTDGLVWVVDSADRLRLEDCRQELNALLLEERLVGATLLVFANKQDLPGALPKDAIREALALDDIKTHHWCIIGCSAVTGENLLVGVDWLLDDISARIFTTD from the exons ATGGGTTTACTTACGATATTGAAGAAAATGAAGCACAAGGAACGCGAGATGAGACTGCTAATGCT TGGCCTGGATAATGCTGGGAAAACGACCATTCTGAAGAAGTTCAATGGAGAAGACGTCAGCACTATATCTCCCACGCTGGGATTCAATATAAAAACTCTGGAACACAGAGG ATTTAAGCTAAACATTTGGGATGTGGGAGGCCAGAAGTCACTGCGCTCCTATTGGAGGAATTACTTTGAGAGCACTGACGGGCTGGTGTGGGTTGTGGACAGCGCCGACCGGCTTAGGCTGGAGGACTGCAGGCAGGAGCTGAACGCACTGCTGCTAGAGGAG cggcTAGTAGGAGCCACGCTCCTGGTGTTTGCCAACAAACAGGACCTGCCAGGGGCCCTGCCCAAAGATGCCATTCGGGAG GCTTTGGCACTGGACGACATAAAGACACATCACTGGTGCATTATCGGCTGCAGCGCGGTGACCGGGGAGAATCTGCTCGTTGGTGTGGACTGGCTACTGGATGATATCAGTGCACGGATATTCACCACAGACTGA